Below is a genomic region from Deltaproteobacteria bacterium.
CCGGAGCGACATCGCCTTCATAAACTGCCGAACCATCTTCCTGGGCAGTAGCCTCTACAGCGACCGTTGGTCCACCAGCGAAACAGTCCTCAAAAAACCCGACATAGACAGAGGCCCCTTCGGTGATCGTACAGCTCCCATCATCACAAATCTTGACCACCACATTCGCCGAACCACCTGTCGTAAAACCGCTCTGCTGGGGACCGGTAAAAAGGCTTGAGAGATTGTCACTTGGTCCCGTCTCATCCTTCGAGGAAGACTTCTTAAAATCGTCCAAGCTGAGACACCCCGTAGAAACGAGAAAGATCAAAAGTAACAATGAATGGATTTTTTTCATGGCATCCTCCTGAAAAACGAGAGAGTGCAATGGAGAGGCCATTTTTTAAATCATTGAATTAATTGATTTTATAAGTTTGGTGTAAATTTTATATGTAAATTTTTTGGCTTAAATAATTTGTAAGCGATTAAAAAATAAACAGGTGGACTAGCGAACGAGATCGATCATTTCCGAGAGAATCCTGTTCAACTCAAAATCCTTTGGGGTGTAGACCCTTTTGACGCCGAGCTTTTTGAGTCTCGGCTTGTCTGACTCCGGGATAATCCCCCCAACAATCATCGGAAGCCTTTTGAGTTTTGCCTCCTTCATTTTTCTCGAGATCTCTTTAACAAGCTCGAGGTGAGAACCGGACAAAATCGAAAGACCAATAATGTGAACCCCCTCGTCCCGTGCCGCGGTAACAATCTGCTCAGGCGTGAGACGTATCCCCTGATAAATAACCTCGAATCCGGCATCGCGTGCCCGCACGGCAATCTGCTCGATCCCATTTGAATGCCCATCGAGTCCCGGCTTCCCCAGAAGGAGTCGGATCTTACCCCCGATCTTCCGACTTTTCTCCTCAACCTTTTTGCGAAGGGCTTGAAAGGAATCATTCGTCATCTCTTGAGACCGCAAACCACCGACGCCGGTCGGGGCGCGATATTCTCCAAAAACCTCTCGCAGGGCAAAGGCCCACTCCCCTGTCGTCACCCCGACACGGGCCGCTTCGATAGAGGCGGGCATGATATTGTCCCTCCCCCGAGCTGTGGAGAAAAGAAGATCGATGGCACGTTTCACCTTTTCTTCATCTCGATTTTTCCGGTGTCGCAGGAGATGAGAGATCTGTTCCCTCTCAGAGGCGGGATTGACCTTTAAAAAACCTTCCCCCTTTTTGGTCACAAGGGGAGAGGGTTCCGATTCCGTAAAACAGTTCACGCCGACCACTTTTTGTTCCCCCGACTCAATCCTGCGAACCCTTTCTCTATTGGAGGCAACAAGCGATTGTTTCATATACTCAATCGTCTCGAGCGTCCCTCCCATCTTGAGGATCTTTTCGAGCTCGGCCCACGCCTCTTCCTCCATGCGCAAAACCTTTTCGTCGACCACGGCGGAGCCGCGAAAGAGATCCTCATACTCCAGAAGATCGGTCTCGTAGGCCAAGACCTGCTGGATCCTCAAGCTCCACTGCTGATCCCATGGTCTTGGAAGTCCCAGCGCCTCATTCCAGGCCGGAAGCTGGACGGCACGGGCCCGCGCCTCTTTGGAAAGAGTGACGCCCAGGGTTTCGAGGATGATCCGAACAATATTGTTTTCAGGTTGTCTCTCGGTAAGCCCAAGCGAGTTCACCTGTACCCCATAGCGAAAAAGGCGCTGCTTCGGATCCTTCACTCCATAACGGGTTTCTGTCAGTCGATCCCAGATCCGGACAAAGGCCCGCATCTTGCAAACCTCTTCAACAAAGCGGATCCCGGCATTCACAAAAAAAGAGATCCTCCCAACGACAAGTGGAAAATCTTCAAGGGCCACCTTTCCGGAATCCCGTACCGCATCGAGGACGGTAATCGCATTCGCGAGAGAAAAGGCGATCTCCTGAATCGGTGTCGCCCCCGCCTCCTGAAGGTGATAACTGCAGATATTGATCGGATTCCATTTCGGGATCTCCCGAACCGTGAAGGCGATCATGTCGGTCATCAATCGAAGGGAATGCTCCGGCGGAAAAATGTAGGTCCCTCGTGAAAGATATTCCTTAATAATATCGTTTTGCGTGGTCCCCTGAAGATTCTTGCGATCAGCTCCTTGTGGTTCGGCCGTCGCCACATAAAGGGCGAGGAGCCAGGCGGCCGTTGCATTGATCGTCATCGAGGTATTCATTTTTTCAAGAGGAATTCCGTCAAAAAGCGCCTTCATATCCCCGATATGCCCAATAGGAACCCCCACCTTCCCAACCTCCCCACGCGCCAACGGGTAATCGGAATCATAGCCGGTCTGTGTCGGCAGATCGAACGCGACAGAGAGGCCTGTCTGTCCCTTGGCCAGATTTGTCTTGTAAAGTTTGTTTGAGGCCTTGGCAGAGGTGTGTCCGGAGTAGGTCCTCATTAGCCAAGGATTATCTCTTGGAGCCTTCACGATGATTTGAATGTAAGGAGTTTTATCTTAAGGGTCAACAAGTAGAAAATCAGTTCCCCCCATCAGAGGGGTTCACACCAGCATCCGGAACTCCTCCCGGAAGGGGAGGAACACCGGCATCTGGAGGTTCAGGAATAATGACCTTTTCTGGCCAGAAGCGATCGAGAATCAATGTGGGATTTGTATGCAAAACACCGTAAAGGAGGATATCGGCAGTCGCCTCCATCGCCCTTTTATTTTGAGGACGCTCCTGCCCATCTTGATCCAGCAGAAGGTCGTCTCCCTCTCGATGGAAAGGCTCTAGCCCAAAATAATTAGCGGACACCGATTGAACGCAGGCATCACCAGAATAATTTCGGCAATGGGCCCCAACCGCATCCGAGACCAAATGAAGCACCGCCTCTCGATGAAGCTGCCCCATGGCAACGATAGGCCCCCTCCCACGTGCCGTTTGCTCCCACATCTCCTCCGGAAGATAGCGGAGTCCTTCCTTATAGTACGAAACCCCCTCATTGAACGCCTGTTGAGCCAGATGTGAGTTCTCACTGTCTAGCAGCAAGACCTCCGCTTGATTAAACAACTCCAAAGCTGTCATGAAATACTCCCCGACACCGATATGCCTCTGAAGGAGATATCCAAGAAGCTTTTTTCTGGGATAACG
It encodes:
- a CDS encoding protein meaA, with the protein product MVKAPRDNPWLMRTYSGHTSAKASNKLYKTNLAKGQTGLSVAFDLPTQTGYDSDYPLARGEVGKVGVPIGHIGDMKALFDGIPLEKMNTSMTINATAAWLLALYVATAEPQGADRKNLQGTTQNDIIKEYLSRGTYIFPPEHSLRLMTDMIAFTVREIPKWNPINICSYHLQEAGATPIQEIAFSLANAITVLDAVRDSGKVALEDFPLVVGRISFFVNAGIRFVEEVCKMRAFVRIWDRLTETRYGVKDPKQRLFRYGVQVNSLGLTERQPENNIVRIILETLGVTLSKEARARAVQLPAWNEALGLPRPWDQQWSLRIQQVLAYETDLLEYEDLFRGSAVVDEKVLRMEEEAWAELEKILKMGGTLETIEYMKQSLVASNRERVRRIESGEQKVVGVNCFTESEPSPLVTKKGEGFLKVNPASEREQISHLLRHRKNRDEEKVKRAIDLLFSTARGRDNIMPASIEAARVGVTTGEWAFALREVFGEYRAPTGVGGLRSQEMTNDSFQALRKKVEEKSRKIGGKIRLLLGKPGLDGHSNGIEQIAVRARDAGFEVIYQGIRLTPEQIVTAARDEGVHIIGLSILSGSHLELVKEISRKMKEAKLKRLPMIVGGIIPESDKPRLKKLGVKRVYTPKDFELNRILSEMIDLVR